A single region of the Leishmania panamensis strain MHOM/PA/94/PSC-1 chromosome 21 sequence genome encodes:
- a CDS encoding DNA topoisomerase 1A (TriTrypDB/GeneDB-style sysID: LpmP.21.0160) produces the protein MLRRSVRAFEKLVIVESPNKVIKVEGLLSDPKVIPDWSFNNSKLRTISTGPEKAIAMATTGHFMSLKELTWSPQLSSPAPGVTATDFPAKGLLVSFSLEWELIPGRRIQDTVSHYIEEKADNLTEIIVATDPDREGELIAVHAQNLIRRMFPKLSVPFTRAYMHSITADGIRRAMAERHEAFDYNLANAAEARHAMDRIFGFLGSSVVRYANPQMRSIGRVQTPALILISDREDKIKSYLDSHASTFEIQAMCHFTSKHDQRFSQVVTVTPAHKGGAAPVVWRDKVTVMHRCEQWALSSATQFSVSRTAKPQETVTPPPKPFTMATLIAKANRQLHYTSDMVSSCLQDLFQMGYITYPRTDSTRIDESILPSIYAAVRREHGKRLLQEQDGAARPSSRRSAAQKETANTNVEDAHEAIRPTNIDTTVEELGAVSAPMRHIYDLVRRNTMAVYMIPMRTERIVVPVTCRATNGEEVEFELQGKHVVEAGWSAAFRGDKGAVAPMAETDQDVQALEDGGIIVPNISDDEFKAIMDVAVQRGGAGVKKGNMRLEAAQVSENRPSPPLPFSEGGLIEQLKNNGVGRPSTYPMIVKTLLARNYIMVNKGRCETTPVGRMLVETSRSTFPSIVDIGFTSAFEKKLDRIAKPGSVKELALPPNVSDADYVLSSFISSFLNYVTEATKAQRVAITTRSWTLQQEKSGVSSTPTDFQANLDKEKNRMMAQVPDLVDNMKNYRTFTALQNSLNDYLRRNFPPSATAVTSVSPSGIARSYGSSSTKKRSYGVTCKAAKKTPRRSHAKLKK, from the coding sequence ATGTTGCGGCGtagcgtgcgtgcgtttgAGAAGTTGGTAATTGTCGAGTCACCCAACAAGGTTATAAAGGTGGAGGGGTTACTGAGCGACCCAAAGGTGATTCCGGACTGGTCGTTCAACAACAGCAAGCTTCGCACGATCAGCACCGGACCGGAGAAGGCGATTGCTATGGCCACGACGGGGCACTTCATGTCGCTGAAGGAGTTAACCTGGTCTCCGCAGCTGTCCAGCCCCGCTCCAGGCGTTACAGCAACGGACTTTCCTGCTAAGGGCCTTCTTGTCAGCTTCTCGCTCGAGTGGGAGCTGATCCCTGGACGGCGCATCCAGGACACGGTGTCGCACTACATCGAGGAAAAAGCGGATAACCTGACGGAGATTATCGTCGCGACCGATCCAGATCGCGAGGGCGAACTGATCGCGGTGCATGCGCAGAACCTCATTCGACGCATGTTCCCAAAACTTAGCGTTCCTTTTACGCGTGCGTACATGCACAGCATCACCGCCGATGGAATCCGCCGCGCCATGGCGGAGCGGCACGAGGCGTTCGACTACAACCTCGCCAACGCTGCAGAGGCGCGGCACGCGATGGACCGCATCTTTGGCTTTCTGGGAAGCTCAGTGGTGCGCTACGCCAACCCGCAGATGCGCTCCATCGGGAGAGTGCAGACACCTGCACTCATCCTTATCAGCGACCGAGAGGACAAGATCAAGTCGTACCTCGACTCCCACGCCTCTACGTTCGAGATTCAGGCCATGTGCCATTTCACCTCCAAGCACGACCAGCGCTTCTCCCAGGTGGTCACGGTGACCCCGGCGCACaaaggcggcgccgcgccggtGGTGTGGAGAGACAAGGTGACAGTGATGCACCGGTGCGAGCAGTGGGCGCTGAGCTCGGCCACTCAGTTTAGCGTCTCGCGCACCGCAAAGCCACAGGAGACTGTGACACCCCCACCGAAGCCATTCACAATGGCCACGCTCATCGCTAAGGCGAACCGGCAGCTACACTACACAAGCGACATGGTCAGCTCATGTCTGCAGGACCTGTTCCAGATGGGCTATATCACCTACCCGCGCACGGACAGTACGCGGATCGACGAGTCGATTCTGCCCTCCATCTACGCGGCCGTGCGCAGGGAACACGGcaagcgcctgctgcaggaaCAGGATGGTGCGGCCAGACCAAGCTCGCGTCGCTCCGCAGCACAGAAGGAAACGGCGAACACCAACGTCGAGGACGCGCATGAAGCGATCCGGCCCACCAACATTGACACCACCGTCGAGGAGCTCGGTGCTGTGTCTGCGCCGATGAGGCACATTTACGATCTGGTACGGCGGAACACAATGGCGGTTTACATGATCCCGATGAGGACGGAGCGGATTGTGGTGCCGGTGACGTGCAGGGCTACcaacggcgaggaggtggagttTGAGCTGCAGGGCAAGCACGTCGTGGAGGCAGGTTGGTCAGCCGCCTTCCGTGGTGACAAaggtgcagtggcgccgaTGGCAGAGACGGATCAAGATGTGCAGGCATTGGAAGATGGCGGCATCATTGTGCCGAACATCTCTGATGACGAGTTCAAGGCCATCATGGACGTGGCGGTCCAGCGCGGAGGTGCGGGAGTCAAGAAAGGAAACATGAggctggaggcggcgcaagTCTCGGAAAATCGGCCTAGCCCACCGCTTCCGTTCTCGGAGGGTGGTTTGATTGAGCAGCTCAAGAACAACGGCGTGGGGCGGCCGAGCACGTACCCGATGATAGTCAAGACGCTGCTCGCACGCAACTACATTATGGTCAACAAGGGACGGTGCGAGACCACACCGGTGGGACGCATGCTGGTGGAAACCTCCCGATCCACGTTCCCCTCCATCGTCGACATCGGCTTCACCTCCGCATTTGAGAAGAAGCTCGACCGCATCGCCAAGCCGGGAAGTGTGAAAGAattggcgctgccgccgaatGTGTCGGATGCCGACTACGTACTCTCCTCTTTCATCTCCAGTTTTTTGAACTACGTGACGGAGGCAACGAAGGCACAACGAGTCGCCATCACGACGCGCTCCTGGAccctgcagcaggagaagagcggcgtgagcagcacgccgaCAGACTTTCAGGCAAACCTGGATAAGGAGAAAAATCGGATGATGGCGCAGGTGCCAGACTTGGTGGACAACATGAAGAACTACCGCACCTTTACGGCCCTTCAAAACAGCCTGAACGACTACCTACGGCGCAACTTTCCGCCCTCGGCAACAGCAGTGACATCGGTGTCGCCCTCGGGAATTGCTCGCAGTTACGGCAGCAGTTCCACGAAGAAGAGGTCATATGGAGTGACCTGCAAGGCTGCCAAGAAGACACCGCGTCGCTCCCATGCAAAGCTGAAGAAGTAG
- a CDS encoding serine/threonine protein kinase, putative (TriTrypDB/GeneDB-style sysID: LpmP.21.0170), which produces MEEETPQNGGIQCVFTASSSASEEEATLSANVASSVDCCNDTLRIELPAISSGQCTGTGSPKSAICRPSEIAFSNKMEECTALSVEEHNAYQSAVALLQAGVLQKLVGGLGGQGVSRKLSSVIPTFSNFDPTEAIRTKSVSLFRNARQNNRGSLSISGGTLQCEMSIAADRLNDGETDGVILCSEAANHCSRHRESHPALRTVIAPGTSSPPPSPEQRQRCGPTSTSALDPSISLADGQSVEGNDSPDHGVAMDVVLRDASKIRGLRLTWLLYLLIITVIILFVLVLVQITYETSHMLTRSATEAVQAQAASLLNSVNMQQYTLEKLFKVMYEMNIKSFIQEYNTHSIVRDVMCSSLCHAPIAFASYNASGMQQWRVVCKPSMPSIELNLFPKKVMPGAASLLMVDYGKTALAYRTFYKNDNVETYVVITGKEALGRTFMNNNIAKYSTATLQSVVSAFFLQEWNTTRMSMLFHTLTENVSFYRNTPTSPTAEVLTSTFNSLCHADSPYVWHTVLRPMNQFNIAELPVNTPDQMGTMTNPIPTPLFEHKGAWGQVSRATLCSVTCTSANGSKCTPENPTNVWFLVDHSLAHLDSIQTTVKIVGVVSVMAVAIFSFIMFLVYISITVPVNHLRFQLMRAVGSNEMTTPWQRKIARWTYRLWLGDLTSIARSIYILSLCFRLNKKYVPDHVLRNHAKQLYLRRRKFNFLDEVNLKEDTVLEEDTDSDEANPSLVGVDTTLRPYDTLSLWHLAVPCGMDQVGHAATDGKVDCSAAEARIFGGPTLTEVSPGYASQPPLPAKSHETVTGGRVAPTRRGARLLRDASLNLGTYGEVEDMVMTQEALTVAASAMTIQSSNDIMNIRCEYETTVLCVRIPSVQLAYLINHSVAVHQHRRIMRVLLHRIRRHKGALFHCSGDCLGAVWNAFEGCPNHAECAAVCAQEIANVFAPYQSDGLHIGIVLHQGTLVCGTVEYSKTAFVTAFGDGPREALAVAELATSINSLNVLVTEPVKQALSGLYDCNIVDVIQLPSSAHQLLLFELSGSRTPERSLYDTLLQLPKQAQFSIDYARAFAQFRNHEFSEALQSIQKLQAHGSSRNTHLLRRLERLCLFYSAQPAALPRPYHRAFPVWVNYEAIAQAGLRNDPHFKTSQSECLMLHNTDRGVVYQGVPALRNDMDCIRDFKQELQENMRRLGSPRSTTRHRGSPAIDSSSTPPHSSPQPFLSMQSTPMPTSATAGMLSDASRHVSELLSATLPTKPRHVDPQENTAQMSLPSRLPAPAVAVAPHRSIAGTLLVAASAAAPMTCEEPKDRDGLEQSSAVMPSLHDVPSLSRHHSVAHDISLPLVTLAGTSDPVHTSTALLQSATIHSDSTRSSAQVDGTGYSIIQSAGLSFPETGSMRSFCGNNETLPAVIKAKNGTTYLRSTRILGKGSFGCVYLGMDAHSGRLAAIKFLPLPSDESGMEVVEAEVLILQRVNDTHVVQLLSYAFEGDTIVIFMECMLAGSLQNMISAFRTIPSSTARVFMRDVLRGLSKLHSMGIIHRDMKPQNVLLSFAGNCKISDFGASAWLQELARKESRGEVCGTPVYLAPEAARGNPEKESDIWSCGIMFLQMITGHLPYTSEQLASGAAALVYQIGSGIAQPNVPDDLDVLDAEFVRACLEKDPGKRTSAAGLLQLALFTV; this is translated from the coding sequence atggaggaggagacgcccCAAAACGGAGGGATCCAGTGCGTCTTcacggcgtcgtcgagcgccagcgaggaagaggcgacgCTCAGTGCGAACGTTGCTTCCAGCGTTGACTGCTGCAATGACACTCTCCGCATTGAGCTCCCCGCCATTTCCAGCGGGCAATGCACTGGAACCGGCTCTCCCAAATCGGCAATATGCCGCCCCTCGGAGATAGCCTTTAGCAACAAGATGGAGGAGTGCACCGCGCTTTCGGTTGAAGAGCACAACGCGTATCAGTCGGcagttgcgctgctgcaggctgGGGTTTTACAAAAGCTAGTCGGGGGCTTAGGTGGGCAAGGGGTCAGTAGAAAACTCTCGTCCGTCATTCCGACCTTCAGCAACTTCGACCCCACCGAAGCGATACGCACGAAGTCCGTAAGCCTCTTCAGGAACGCAAGGCAGAACAACAGAGGCAGCTTGTCTATTTCGGGTGGCACATTGCAGTGCGAGATGTCGATCGCGGCTGACCGCCTCAATGACGGGGAAACAGACGGTGTGATCTTGTGCTCAGAGGCAGCTAACCACTGCAGCAGACACCGCGAGTCGCACCCCGCCCTGAGAACTGTGATTGCGCCAGGAACCTCTAGCCCTCCGCCCTCGccggagcagcggcagcggtgtggtCCTACCTCCACTTCCGCGCTTGACCCATCCATCTCGCTCGCTGATGGACAATCGGTGGAAGGCAACGACAGTCCTGACCATGGCGTCGCGATGGACGTCGTGCTTCGCGACGCCTCCAAGATTCGCGGGCTACGACTGACGTGGCTTCTGTACTTGTTGATCATAACTGTCATCATCCTCTTCGTGTTGGTGTTAGTGCAAATCACCTACGAAACAAGTCACATGCTCACACGATCCGCCaccgaggcggtgcaggccCAGGCAGCGTCTTTACTCAACAGTGTGAACATGCAGCAGTATACGCTGGAGAAACTCTTCAAGGTAATGTATGAAATGAACATTAAGAGCTTCATCCAGGAGTACAATACTCATAGCATCGTGCGAGATGTCATGTGCTCCAGCCTCTGCCACGCCCCTATCGCATTTGCCTCGTACAACGCAAGTGGCATGCAGCAGTGGAGGGTAGTGTGCAAGCCATCCATGCCCTCGATCGAGCTGAACCTTTTCCCCAAAAAGGTAATGCCAGGGGCCGCTTCCCTGCTCATGGTCGACTACGGCAAGACCGCGCTTGCCTACCGCACCTTCTATAAGAACGACAATGTTGAGACCTACGTTGTGATAACCGGGAAGGAAGCGCTGGGCCGCACCTTCATGAACAACAACATCGCCAAGTacagcaccgccacgctGCAGTCCGTCGTGTCCGCTTTCTTCTTACAAGAATGGAACACGACGCGCATGTCGATGCTCTTCCACACTTTAACGGAGAACGTGTCGTTCTACAGGAATACACCCACGTCCCCCACCGCAGAGGTGCTGACGTCCACCTTCAATTCACTCTGTCACGCGGACTCACCATATGTTTGGCACACCGTGTTGCGGCCCATGAACCAGTTCAACATTGCGGAGTTGCCCGTGAATACTCCAGACCAGATGGGCACCATGACAAACCCTATCCCGACCCCCCTTTTCGAGCACAAGGGAGCGTGGGGCCAGGTGTCGAGGGCGACTCTCTGCAGTGTGACGTGCACGAGCGCGAATGGCAGCAAGTGCACCCCCGAGAACCCGACGAACGTGTGGTTCCTCGTGGACCACTCACTGGCCCACCTCGACTCTATTCAAACCACTGTGAAGATTGTTGGCGTGGTCAGCGtcatggcggtggcgattTTCAGTTTCATCATGTTCCTTGTGTACATCAGCATCACTGTGCCGGTGAACCACCTCCGCTTTCAGCTCATGCGAGCTGTCGGGTCGAACGAGATGACGACGCCGTGGCAAAGAAAGATTGCGCGCTGGACGTACCGCCTGTGGCTCGGTGACCTCACGTCGATTGCGCGGTCGATTTACATTCTGAGCCTGTGCTTCCGTCTTAACAAGAAGTACGTGCCAGACCACGTCCTGCGCAACCACGCGAAGCAGCTCTATCTGCGGCGCCGCAAATTCAACTTCCTTGATGAGGTCAACCTGAAAGAGGACACCGTACTGGAGGAGGATACAGACTCCGACGAGGCGAACCCCTCGCTTGTCGGTGTGGACACCACCCTGCGACCCTACGACACGCTTTCGCTCTGGCACCTCGCCGTGCCGTGCGGCATGGATCAGGTGGGCCATGCAGCGACTGATGGTAAGGTGGACTGCtccgcagcggaggcgaggaTCTTTGGCGGACCGACTCTGACAGAAGTCTCACCTGGTTACGCGTCgcaaccgccgctgcccgccAAGTCACATGAAACGGTGACAGGTGGAAGAGTGGCACCAACGCGGCGCGGGGCTAGATTGCTGCGCGATGCCTCCCTCAACCTGGGAACTTAcggtgaggtggaggacaTGGTGATGACGCAGGAGGCGTTGACAGTGGCCGCCTCTGCCATGACCATTCAGAGTAGCAACGACATCATGAACATTCGTTGCGAGTACGAGACAACTGTCCTCTGTGTCCGCATCCCGAGTGTCCAGCTGGCATACCTGATCAACCACTCCGTAGCCGTTCATCAGCATCGTCGCATCATGCGAgtcctgctgcaccgcatTCGGCGGCATAAGGGCGCGCTGTTTCACTGCTCTGGAGACTGCCTCGGCGCTGTATGGAACGCATTTGAAGGTTGCCCGAACCATGCCGAGTGCGCGGCAGTGTGCGCGCAGGAGATTGCCAACGTATTTGCACCATACCAAAGCGATGGCCTGCATATCGGCATTGTGCTGCACCAGGGCACACTCGTGTGTGGCACGGTCGAGTACTCGAAGACGGCCTTCGTGACTGCGTTCGGCGACGGTCCGCGTGAAGCACTGGCGGTGGCTGAGTTGGCCACCTCTATCAACAGTCTCAATGTGCTCGTTACTGAGCCAGTCAAGCAGGCGCTCTCCGGCTTGTACGACTGCAACATCGTGGACGTCATCCAGCTCCCCAGCTCGGCCCACCAGCTGCTACTCTTCGAGctgagcggcagccgcacgcCAGAGAGGTCATTGTACGatacgctgctgcagttACCCAAACAGGCGCAGTTTTCTATAGACTATGCGCGCGCCTTTGCTCAGTTCCGCAACCATGAGTTCAGCGAAGCGCTGCAGAGCATTCAGAAACTACaggcgcacggcagcagtCGCAACACTCATCTGCTCCGTCGGCTGGAGCGCTTGTGCCTCTTCTACTCCGCCCAGCCCGCCGCTCTCCCGCGTCCCTATCACCGCGCCTTCCCGGTGTGGGTCAACTACGAAGCCATCGCCCAGGCAGGGCTGCGCAACGACCCGCACTTTAAGACTTCGCAAAGTGAATGCTTGATGCTCCACAATACGGACAGGGGCGTAGTGTACCAAGGAGTGCCAGCACTGCGCAACGACATGGACTGCATCCGCGACTTCaagcaggagctgcaggaaaACATGCGCCGACTCGGGTCGCCACGTTCGACGacgcgccaccgcggctCGCCGGCGATAGACAGCTCCTCGACTCCCCCACACAGCAGCCCACAGCCCTTCCTGTCAATGCAATCCACGCCAATGCCGACGTCTGCGACCGCTGGGATGTTGTCGGATGCCAGCAGACACGTGTCCGAGCTACTCTCGGCAACCCTGCCCACAAAGCCCCGTCACGTCGACCCCCAAGAAAATACTGCGCAGATGAGCCTCCCTTCTCGACTGCCGGCACCAGCGGTAGCGGTGGCACCACATCGGTCCATCGCAGGAACGCTGTTGGTGGCcgcatcggcagcggcaccaatGACATGCGAAGAGCCGAAAGACCGCGATGGGCTAGAGCAGTCGAGCGCCGTGATGCCATCTCTACACGACGTGCCCTCTCTGTCGAGGCACCACTCCGTAGCACACGACATCAGTCTTCCGCTCGTGACGCTGGCGGGCACCTCCGACCCCGTCCACACCTCTACCGCCCTGTTGCAGAGCGCCACCATACACAGCGACTCCACTCGCAGCTCCGCGCAAGTAGACGGTACGGGTTACTCTATCATTCAATCTGCCGGCCTCTCCTTCCCTGAGACGGGCAGCATGCGCAGCTTCTGCGGGAACAACGAAACACTGCCGGCGGTAATCAAAGCCAAAAATGGTACGACGTACCTGCGAAGCACTCGCATACTCGGCAAAGGCTCCTTTGGCTGTGTGTACCTCGGAATGGATGCCCACTCGGGGCGGCTCGCTGCCATCAAGTTCCTACCGCTGCCAAGTGACGAGTCTGGGATGGAGGTGGTCGAGGCGGAGGTCCTCATACTCCAGCGAGTCAACGACACCcacgtggtgcagctgctttCCTACGCCTTTGAGGGAGACACCATCGTTATTTTCATGGAGTGCATGCTGGCAGGGTCACTGCAGAACATGATCTCCGCCTTTCGCACCATCCCCAGCTCCACCGCCCGCGTCTTCATGCGCGACGTTCTGCGTGGACTGAGCAAGCTGCACTCGATGGGCATCATTCATCGGGATATGAAGCCGCAGAACGTGCTGCTCAGCTTTGCAGGCAACTGCAAGATTTCCGACTTTGGCGCCTCCGCgtggctgcaggagctggcGCGCAAAGAGtcgaggggggaggtgtgcGGCACCCCCGTCTACCTCGCCCCAGAGGCGGCGCGAGGCAAcccagagaaggagagcgacaTTTGGAGCTGCGGCATCATGTTCCTGCAGATGATCACTGGGCACCTGCCGTACACGTCCGAGCAGCTTGCCTCGGGCGCTGCCGCACTTGTGTACCAgatcggcagcggcatcgcgcAACCGAATGTGCCCGACGACCTCGACGTGCTGGACGCGGAGTTTGTGCGCGCCTGCCTGGAGAAAGACCCTGGCAAGCGTACCTCCGCTGCGGGCCTTCTTCAATTGGCTCTGTTCACCGTGTAA
- a CDS encoding hypothetical protein (TriTrypDB/GeneDB-style sysID: LpmP.21.0180): MEALEILRSIAPISSTEEILEMVKSAKNAREVRMVLERIVYTHHLCFDLLNGHGYRVAVLQTLTAVAPHASCMHEWFDCVARFRRLGFVLTRTYAAEGFTTIRQWLSREFLHRGRSPSLVTEGTTHIKELMQWCLEDRLVFDHVLYTRIVFLLTMVVSYLDRQNLYRASFPEDFVKRDGIVVEWVVTNERCVDFDECVLQCDALMEELLEQMRQDIPSRPPFSFMYRLADYYFATDNVEKMIAVMEDAESYGVSVAESTTAKLMQMACAFNSPQVPELLLRWRVLPPQCVLATPDVSRLLFFYSRAGGGLPCPHCGEPYNHRNVSVYCWLQTPPHQRQCPALRKARVQKGELEESQELPQNADWSTQAFRLFELSRARAIEWTAAEWRGFLLCCIFSPRAMEAKALMDQHLDVTAMDDFLRATYVRLLRHHAPAEAWPTLKKWKELQCNMSPIALQEALMATAMVPDAATRLEHMKAVWQLLLEKDSYVMPLTRRFYQRRMAELTRGYASPVGGDGKASQDDLATQQEEAQLMRTVVEMQPRRVSLLDVKDSAADFVVGTRRKNAYRPS; this comes from the coding sequence ATGGAGGCACTCGAGATTCTGCGCTCCATCGCGCCTATCAGCTCCACAGAGGAAATACTGGAGATGGTAAAGAGCGCGAAGAACGCTCGTGAGGTGCGGATGGTGCTCGAGAGAATCGTCTACACGCACCACCTCTGCTTTGACCTGCTTAACGGCCACGGCTACCGTGTTGCAGTGCTGCAGACGCTGACAGCCGTCGCACCGCACGCAAGTTGCATGCACGAGTGGTTCGACTGCGTCGCCCGCTTCAGGCGCCTGGGCTTCGTGCTTACTCGTACGTACGCGGCTGAGGGTTTCACAACGATACGGCAGTGGTTGTCGCGCGAGTTCCTCCACCGTGGGCGGTCGCCTAGCCTCGTCACGGAGGGCACGACGCACATCAAAGAGCTGATGCAGTGGTGCCTCGAGGACAGACTTGTCTTTGACCACGTCCTCTATACCCGCATCGTGTTTCTGCTAACGATGGTCGTGAGCTACTTGGACCGGCAAAACTTGTACCGAGCCTCCTTCCCGGAAGATTTCGTGAAGCGCGACGGTATCGTGGTAGAGTGGGTCGTGACTAACGAGCGCTGCGTCGACTTTGATGAGTGCGTACTGCAGTGCGACGCTTTGATggaagagctgctggagcagatGCGGCAGGACATTCCGTCGCGCCCTCCATTCAGCTTCATGTACCGCCTCGCCGACTACTACTTCGCCACCGACAACGTGGAGAAGATGATCGCCGTGATGGAGGATGCGGAGAGCTATGGCGTAAGTGTGGCGGAGAGCACAACGGCAAAGCTGATGCAGATGGCATGCGCCTTTAACTCTCCACAGGTGCcagagttgctgctgcggtggcgggtGCTACCCCCGCAGTGTGTACTGGCCACGCCGGACGTgagccgcctcctcttcttctacagtcgcgccggcggcggcctgcCCTGCCCGCACTGCGGAGAGCCCTACAATCATCGTAACGTCAGCGTGTACTGTTGGctgcagacgccgccgcatcAGCGGCAATGtccggcgctgcgcaaggcgcGCGTGCAGAAGGGAGAGTTAGAGGAATCACAAGAGCTGCCCCAGAACGCAGACTGGTCGACGCAGGCCTTTCGACTCTTCGAGCTTTCCCGTGCCCGTGCCATTGAATGGACTGCGGCGGAGTGGCGCGGCTTCCTGCTCTGCTGTATCTTCTCCCCGCGCGCCATGGAGGCCAAGGCGCTCATGGACCAGCATCTCGACGTGACTGCAATGGACGACTTTCTGCGAGCCACCTACGTTcgactgctgcgccaccacgcaCCAGCAGAGGCGTGGCCTACCTTAAAGAAGTGGAAAGAGCTGCAGTGCAACATGTCGCCCAttgcgctgcaggaggcgctgatgGCCACCGCGATGGTGCCGGATGCTGCCACGCGGCTGGAACACATGAAAGCGGTGTGGCAGCTACTTCTGGAGAAAGATAGCTACGTCATGCCCCTCACTCGCCGCTTCTACCAGCGACGAATGGCAGAGCTGACAAGGGGCTACGCGTCACCCGTCGGTGGGGATGGCAAGGCGTCGCAGGATGACTTGGCGACTCAACAGGAGGAGGCACAATTAATGCGGACGGTTGTGGAGATGCAGCCACGCCGCGTGTCGCTGCTTGACGTGAAGGACAGTGCTGCGGACTTCGTTGTCGGCACACGTCGCAAGAACGCCTATCGGCCGAGTTAG
- a CDS encoding serine/threonine-protein kinase-like protein (TriTrypDB/GeneDB-style sysID: LpmP.21.0190), producing the protein MPVSLLPSPVRQPRVDKAAIPAASHHTPPPLNGYEFIEHRRSTLSHDTFVARDVRQQQHPPQPDNVKAKVIIRVYALEYLRRDEECRFALERECLTARLVVHPHLLPLVAHFASKTDLFVVEKFCAGGDLYELMMSLANGGLNASDSGAAEAEAPPRSGSGLPSNTVKRFTRELLSAVQYLHRTCGLVHRNIKLETLFIDEEQHLRLGSFGLCAVLPPPSVATGNGKGALDALDGTATSSPAPLQLCCGSKHYAAPELVQGHPYQGEAVDAWACGVVLFSLLTGCFPFDSDDGDEALFRLLCGDVETHLAQHPAMEAIEDPQACDLVRNLLRPNPRSRYTVSEALEHPYLEEA; encoded by the coding sequence ATGCCCGTCTCACTCTTGCCCTCCCCGGTGCGGCAACCAAGGGTCGACAAGGCCGCCATTCCGGCGGCAAGCCACCAtacgccccctcctctcaatGGGTATGAGTTTAtcgagcaccgccgcagtACACTTTCACACGACACGTTCGTTGCCCGCGATGtacgccagcagcagcatccgccGCAGCCGGATAACGTTAAAGCGAAGGTTATCATTCGCGTCTATGCGCTGGAGTACCTGCGCCGCGATGAGGAGTGCCGATTCGCGCTTGAGCGTGAGTGCCTGACGGCGCGTCTGGTGGTGCATCCGCATCTGCTGCCACTTGTCGCCCACTTTGCCTCCAAGACGGATTTGTTTGTTGTCGAGAAGTTCTGCGCCGGCGGAGACCTCTACGAGCTGATGATGTCGCTGGCCAACGGGGGTCTCAACGCCTCAGACTCTGGTGCGGCGGAAGCCGAAGCGCCGCCCCGTAGTGGCAGCGGCCTTCCCAGCAATACTGTTAAACGATTCACGCGAGAGTTGCTCTCCGCCGTGCAGTACCTACACCGCACCTGTGGACTCGTGCACCGCAACATCAAGCTCGAAACCCTCTTCATCGACGAAGAGCAACATCTTCGACTTGGCAGCTTTGGACtgtgtgcggtgctgccgccaccgagCGTGGCGACGGGAAACGGAAAAGGAGCGTTAGATGCACTGGACGGCACGGCAACTTCttcgcctgcgccgctgcagctgtgctgtGGGTCGAAGCATTACGCGGCACCCGAGCTGGTGCAGGGCCACCCCTATCAGGGCGAGGCCGTCGACGCCTGGGCCTGTGGCGTCGtgctcttttcgcttctcaCCGGCTGTTTTCCCTtcgacagcgacgatggcgacgaggcCCTCTTCCGACTTCTGTGCGGCGACGTGGAGACCCACCTGGCACAGCACCCAGCCATGGAGGCTATTGAAGACCCTCAGGCGTGCGACCTGGTGCGCAACTTGCTGCGACCCAACCCGAGGTCCCGCTACACTGTCTCTGAAGCGCTTGAACACCCGTACCTGGAGGAAGCTTGA